The Anomaloglossus baeobatrachus isolate aAnoBae1 chromosome 5, aAnoBae1.hap1, whole genome shotgun sequence genome includes the window GCCTCCTGGGAATATTTCTTGGCTTGggatttgaaacaaacaggatgaaTGAATACATGGAGAATTTTCTGTTGGCAGATATTAAGATGTGCTCCTGTGAAGAACTTCAAGATGGCAGAACCAGATGGTGGGTGGGTTCTTATGAAGTAGAGAAAATTTATAGAAACCAGTAGAAGGAGGTGTGATATGGAATATGTCGGAAGGAAGTTACCAATGAAATCTCTTTGAGGTGATTACCCATAGAAGTGCTTTTCCGGAAGGGTGGTGTTCTCAAAGAAAGTGCAGTCTTTTCAAAGAGTTCATCTACTGAGGTTTCACAGTACGCAATCCAGCCTTAATGGAGATTCTAAAATGAGGTAGCTTTGTAGGTCTCAATGTCAACGGAGAGCTTAAACACGtgatgtgtgtggcgcccctgacctggtcaggcaccactgagtactgcacccatgctggggacagtacaatacaggtaatccagaaggctgaccgaggtgtgactacacaggcgcatagtgatcaggtctcacacatgtacctttgagaggacccctggggatcccaggagggggaaaagccttcacctccactggaatagtggagggggccaaaagcctccatctccactcaaggggtgtggtagagagcctggttgctaggtggcgtaggcaggcacaaggggaaaagagaaggaggagtaaacagtctgaagcagagtgtggaggagtgaggagcatgaagtggagctcagacaggagcagcagtgaaggtcccaggagtgagccggttcagtgcagagtccagggagctccgagaggagcagacccctacccctggggctgttgcagtctgacagcgtccgcgcagtggctaccgacgggggagaacggtcacctaggagtgctacccgaaacccatctccagctaaagagagagcacggcgtgggaagtaaggagactgctagggagtaccaggcccaaacgggcggcagatcccggagcggggatagatctacctttcctcgctaaacctgccggtgtggggccctcaaagcccacaccacaacaccacaaaagccgcagccacgtagccacagttagggcccatagttcacaggaggcaagcagctggagtgatctggtccaggcgacaagcaaacggcaactgaaggggagagaggcttcagcaacttccctgggtgacccccatagggactaaaagtcggggttaccccaaaccactaagggctaaggaaggcgagtcggtagtcaccatcataagtcagcctgaaggatacctggttccagcctggttcatcccagctacgcccgggttactcaccctgccatcaactgtgagtaaaacccctgaaagacatcctgcttgtgtggagttattctgcgccttgtggttctacacacctacacagggccctggggcttgcctcactctcaggaggctactgcacccaccatcagccccaggcatcccttaatctgcagtggcggtccccactgaccgcaattctgagagtggcgtcacgacaaatagaagatttcttacctgtgacaggatccagccgagtggagtccctgaaggtaatgcaccgacacaacacctgtggggcttcacatctgcaccatttCTTACTCACCAGGCATGTTCCTCCTCACAAAATTAACCAAGACCTCTCATTCATTCATATCTGTTGTTCTATGAAAGGTCTTCATCAAACTTAGGCTGATATTCCCTCATGAAGGCCAATAGAAGGCCCATACGAATTAGTACTGTGTGGAAGAACTTCACAGGTCAACATCAACAGGTCAATATCAGTGTCCTGACTTGAAAAGGATCCAAAACCTAAAACCCAAGATTAACATCAGCACCAGGCCTCATCACCATCCTTATGGCCCAAAGGACATGGAAAGCCTCAGAAGAAGAGCAGAGGTTTTGATTCTAGAATAGATACTTATGTTTACTAttcagcactgtatggcactatttttttagatattttttggGCAAAACTAAGCTTCATCTACTCCGTGGATAATGCACATAACAGAGACCAATGAACCGCTAAAATTTTAATGGGATTCGCTAGGTAGTTGTAATGTTAAATGAGGCATTAAAATGAAGGCCACCATGAGGAACGCATTAATTGGCAATGGAGGCTGCTAACGGAGCACCCTCTGAAAATGCAAACAAAGCCTTACCTGTGCCCATTATAGCAGTATTACAGTATTACTTAGTGACTATATGGTCATGTTATACATTAGCTTCTTCCAAAATATTAGGAGAATCCTCCTCATACACATTTGACCCGGAGGCCTATGTTATGGAGGTCATGAGTGTAAAGATGGTTCAGGGTTATTACCGGCTCATCCTTAGAACCCATTGCTGTTATTTCCATACTATGTTGGAGAATTTAAGTGGAACTCACAGTTttctttctacttattttatggaaTTGTAGAATGATCAATTCTTTCATATACATATATTATGTAACTTGGGTAAGGGGAGGGAATGGCTGATCTTCCAGCTCCAAAAACATCTATTCTGACTACCCCATCACATTAATTGAATATGATTCCTATAAGGAGCGCTATACTGCCAGGAGGAGCAGCCagaggatttttttttcaccaatgcTTCTTCCGAAATTGCCACTGGGCCTGGTGGAAGTGGATTGTTATTAGGAAATTGTTCACAATACAGTCCCATAATGAAGTCATTGAAGTGACTGAAAATATGGAGTCTCCCTTAAAGGGGAGGTTAATAATACGATAAGTGCGCAATTTTCTACTTTGCACAGATATCTGGTCAGGGGAATATATAAGAAAGGGAAGGCTTACTATACAGCAAAGTTTACAGATGTTATAAACGTGGAATATCAATATTCTTAAAGGGACAGTAACTGAGAAATAATCTGCAAAAAATTGAGTTTATGTCTTCTTTTCTGCCCCTGGTAATGTAAGGGTTAAGCACAAATTACACATTCTGGCAGGTCCCCCTCATTAGCTATTATGCAATCATAAAAGGATCAGTAGCTACGAGCAGGCAACTGAGGGGTTAAGATATCTTGACAAAGGCCACGCTGCCAAGCTGTCACTTACCAGAGTCGGAGGTGCCCCTGCAGCCAGTGCAGAACCCGATACGAGCGCCTCCTCACTTGATGTCCCTGACACATGTCATGCCGATAGACTCCGACACATAGTCATAGTGATTGCTGGAGGACATGGAGCGACCCCAGGAAGAACATTGCAGGTGGGAGCCTCTTTTCTTAAAGGATGAGGTGAACCTGTAAAACTTCTTGTGACGGTTTTTCAGATATTCCCTGTAGTTTTTGGTGAGCAGGGTGTACAAGAAAGGGTTAATGCAGCTGTTGCTGTAGGTCAAGCAGGTGACCAGGTAGTTAATGCACTTTTGGGTTTGAGACGAGAGAGGAGGGGACATGTCGTAAAGTCGAATTAGCTGCCAGATCCAAAAAGGCAAGAAGCAAGCCCAGAAGACCAGGACAATGCTGAAGATCATAATTAGCACCTTCTGTTTTGGCGACCTCTTGTTCTCCTTTTTATTGATGGGGTTCCTCTGAGATTCCAGATAAGTCCTGGCCAACCTGGTGTACAGGTAGCCAATGATCATGCCTGGTGCCATGATGCTAGTGCTGAAGAGTACCGTCAAGTAAGTCCTGTAGGCATCCTCACTCCACGTTGGGGCGCACATTCTTTTCACCCCCTTCCCCTCTACTTCTCTTAGGGTCATCATGATCATCATTGGCAAAGTGAGAAGAAGAGAGAGCACCCACACGGCAATGGCCATGGACTTTCGATAGCCCTTGGACCTTCTGACCGTGTCCAGAGGTTTGGTGACGGCCATGTACCTCTCGGTACACATGACGGTGAGGGTAAATATGCTGGCGTGCATGGTAAAGAGGTCCAAACTGAGCAAAATCCGACACCCGATGTCCCCAAAGTACCAGTCTTTGACGAAAGAGGTGCATACAATGAACGGGATGCTGGACAGGTAGAGAAGGTCCGCCAGGGCCAGGTTGATGATGGAGATGTACATAGATGCAGCATACCTCATGGAGTGGCACATGACCACCAAGGTGTACACATTGCCCGCCATTCCAGCCACATACATCAGGGATAGGATGGTACCAAATGTTGCCGTGATAATTAATTCCTCCATGCTATACCCCCGAAGGTCCAGGTTAGAAAAGTTCCCCGGGCCGGAGGAGTTAGGCTCCATTTGAGTATCAGAGCAGCCGGCCCGGGGAAGGGACAGTCTTGTGGCGAAGACTGAGGTTTCTCGATAGCTAGAAACtgcaaaggagagagagagagagagagagagagacaacgggagggagggggaggagagaggttgTGACGACAGCAGGGCTCTCCCTCACTATCTTCTCCATCCTTCTCTATCTTACTTTACAGATCCCTTGTTTCTTCCCTTCCTTTGTGTCTGGCTCTTGTTCGGCTCTGATTCCTTCATTTTTTCCTTGTGTCACATTTTCCACCCCCCCACACTGGCTTGTTTGTCCTCTACTCCTACTGCACTTGTCTCATTCTTCCCACTCTTTGTCCTTCACATCTCTATTTCCATCTATCCCTGTAACTTTTTGAAATGTTTCCTTCTTACccctgttattattatttattattatagcgccatttattccatggcgctttacaagtgaaagagggtatacgtacaacaatcattaacagtacaaaacagactggtataggaggagagaggaccctgcccgcgagggctcacagtctacagggaatgggtgatggtacaataggtgaggacagagctggttgcgcagtggtctgttCTTCCTCAGTCTGCCTCCACCCTTCACAGAGGTGGCAAGGGCACTCATTATGGAATGGCGCATGGTACAGATTTTGCACTGTGTCCTAGGAGCTTACACTTGTCAGTCACCTTATTTTGATTTTGTGCGATATCCCGACTCGTTTAGTTTTACCCCATTAGCTCTCTGTTGTACTCTGAACACAGAATCAGAGACCCTTGGAGACAGGAGAACCCTTCCAGGTCATTCACATCGCCATGATAATGAGTGCTGAGAACCAACGGGGAAGTGTGAAATGTGCTGTCTCGGGTAGCTGTTGAAAGGGCCCTATATCTTTACCTTTGCACAATATGGACCAGGATAGTTTGATGTCTTGCCTATTATAAGTATAATACAGAACTGGAGATTAGGGGCATAACGATATCAGTCGCAGAGAGTGCGGCCACAACTGTGCTGCAGGGGAGCCCGCAGGCGCCTATGTCAGCTGGATATGCGTCTTAGGACTTAcgttcagctgaaatgtattgaggTGCAGAGAACCGCTGGGTCCCTGCACTACAATATTAAAATAAGATCTGGTACTCGTATGATGCAAGTAACACATGTGATTTATAGGGAAATGCAATCCAACAAACGTGACATTTCTGTCCGTAACTTAGATTGCGAATGGTTAGGGTATCATCCCAAAGGTCCAAAGCggggtttacacactgcgacatcgctagcttcagctagcgatgtcgagcgcgatagcacccgcccccgtcatacgtgcgatattgtgtgatcgctgccgtagtgaacattatctctacgggagcgtcacacgcacatacctgctctgcgacgtcgctctggccggcgaacctcctcctttctaagggggcagttcgtgcggcgttacagcgacgtcacacggcaggcgtccaatagaagcggaggggcggagatgagcgggacataacatcccgcccacctccttccttctgcattgccggtggacgcaggtaaggagatgttcggcgctcctgcggtgtcacacaccgcgatgtgtgctgccgcaggaacgaggaacaacatcgctaaaaaaaagaaaacgatttttgtttcaggacgacctctccgtggcaaatgattttgactgcttttgcgatcatttaaggtcgctcataagtgtcatacactgcgatctccttaatgacgccagatgtgcgtcacaaacaacgtgaccccgacgataactcattaacgatattgtagcgtgtaaagcccgcttaagttacaGAGCGAAACGTCAGGTATATTTTATTGGGTTTCCTAATAAAATAATGCTCACTACTTGGTGTTATACGACAGTGGCATCATGCGTTGCCCATAGCAGACATGTCAATGTCAGCTGCCGGTCTCTGAAGTGGCTACAGAAGAGGCCGAATTGACAGTGAaggaaggtgagaagaatggtttttTTATGTGTTATAGAACAGCAGCAGAacgggggacatataaaccagtaggggcccaggataggggacataaataccaggatgggccaaggattgggggcatatataccaggatgggggacatatgtaactggaaggggccctggatgggatacattagtacaggatgggggacataactgGAAGAGGCCCATGATGGTGGACATAGATactggatgggagacatatatcccaggatgggggacatatatcccagacatatatcccaggatgggggacatatatacctggaaggggtctTGGATGGGAGTCATTgatacaggatgagggacataaatacctGGAAGAGGCCCAGGAATGTGGACATAAATACAAGATGGAGGACATACTTTAACAGAGCCtcttccatgtttcacagtagggacagtgttcttttcttgatatgcttcatttttccatctgtgaacatagagctgatgtgacttgccaaaaagttctatttttgtctcatctctccatagaacattctcccagaagctttgtggcttgtcaacatgtaatttggcaaattccagtctggcttttttatgttttttttcaataatagtgtcctccttggtcgtctcccatgaagtccactttggctcaaacaacgacagatggtgcgttctgacactgatgtt containing:
- the LOC142311861 gene encoding urotensin-2 receptor-like — translated: MEPNSSGPGNFSNLDLRGYSMEELIITATFGTILSLMYVAGMAGNVYTLVVMCHSMRYAASMYISIINLALADLLYLSSIPFIVCTSFVKDWYFGDIGCRILLSLDLFTMHASIFTLTVMCTERYMAVTKPLDTVRRSKGYRKSMAIAVWVLSLLLTLPMMIMMTLREVEGKGVKRMCAPTWSEDAYRTYLTVLFSTSIMAPGMIIGYLYTRLARTYLESQRNPINKKENKRSPKQKVLIMIFSIVLVFWACFLPFWIWQLIRLYDMSPPLSSQTQKCINYLVTCLTYSNSCINPFLYTLLTKNYREYLKNRHKKFYRFTSSFKKRGSHLQCSSWGRSMSSSNHYDYVSESIGMTCVRDIK